In a single window of the Rhizobiaceae bacterium genome:
- the gcvT gene encoding glycine cleavage system aminomethyltransferase GcvT, whose product MTGETVKELPLKDIHGKAGAKFGAFAGWNMPLTYPPGVMKEHLHTREHVGLFDISHMKLFEIEGNGAAALLSKTCPLDAASMSVGQSKLTFFLNDDAGIMDDLIVTRLGDERFMVVANAGNAKGDEAHLRDVARHYTAVVEPLDRVFLAIQGPEAAAVLAQAGVDTGNLVFMTGFEPRSGWFMSRSGYTGEDGFEIGLPEADARALVERLAADERVQWIGLAARDSLRLEAGLCLHGNDIDVNTNPVDAALLWAIPKDLRETGTFIGAAALRTAIAAGATEKRVGLKPEGRQPVRGGATLVDAEGKTVGRVTSGGFGPSAAHPVAMGYVRAGLAKPGAAKLFAEVRGSRIPVDVAPLPFIQHRYFKG is encoded by the coding sequence ATGACAGGCGAAACCGTAAAAGAACTTCCACTCAAAGACATTCACGGCAAGGCGGGCGCAAAATTCGGCGCTTTCGCGGGCTGGAACATGCCGCTGACCTATCCGCCCGGCGTGATGAAGGAGCATCTGCACACGCGCGAGCATGTGGGGCTGTTCGACATTTCCCACATGAAGCTCTTCGAGATCGAGGGAAATGGCGCTGCGGCGCTCTTGTCCAAGACCTGCCCGCTCGATGCAGCCTCCATGTCGGTCGGCCAGTCGAAGCTGACATTTTTCCTCAACGACGACGCGGGCATCATGGACGACCTGATCGTCACGCGCCTCGGCGACGAGCGGTTCATGGTCGTGGCCAATGCCGGCAATGCAAAAGGCGACGAGGCGCATCTTCGAGATGTCGCCCGCCATTACACTGCCGTGGTCGAGCCTCTGGATCGTGTTTTCCTGGCAATTCAGGGACCTGAAGCCGCAGCCGTGCTTGCGCAGGCAGGCGTCGACACCGGCAATCTCGTGTTCATGACCGGGTTCGAGCCGCGCTCCGGCTGGTTCATGAGCCGCTCGGGTTATACCGGCGAGGACGGGTTCGAGATCGGCCTGCCCGAAGCCGATGCGCGCGCGCTGGTCGAGCGCCTCGCGGCGGATGAGCGCGTGCAGTGGATCGGCCTTGCCGCCCGCGACAGCCTTCGCCTTGAAGCGGGGCTTTGCCTGCACGGCAACGACATCGACGTGAACACCAATCCGGTCGATGCCGCGCTGCTGTGGGCCATTCCAAAGGATCTGCGCGAAACGGGAACGTTTATCGGGGCGGCGGCCCTGCGGACGGCAATCGCGGCCGGTGCCACCGAAAAGCGCGTCGGGCTGAAGCCGGAAGGCCGCCAGCCGGTGCGCGGCGGCGCCACGCTGGTCGATGCCGAGGGCAAGACGGTCGGGCGCGTCACGTCCGGCGGCTTTGGCCCCTCCGCCGCGCATCCGGTCGCCATGGGCTATGTGCGCGCCGGTCTTGCAAAGCCCGGCGCGGCTAAACTCTTCGCGGAAGTGCGTGGCAGCCGCATCCCGGTTGACGTCGCTCCGCTTCCTTTCATCCAGCATCGCTATTTCAAGGGATAA
- the gcvH gene encoding glycine cleavage system protein GcvH — translation MSRTYYTEDHEWLTVDGGVATVGITDYAQEQLGDLVFVEAAEVGKQLKKGDTAVVVESVKAASDVYAPVDGEIVEANEALASDPALVNSAATGDGWLWKMKLADEGQLAGLMDEAGYKAHIG, via the coding sequence ATGTCCAGGACCTACTACACCGAAGACCATGAGTGGCTGACCGTCGATGGCGGCGTTGCCACGGTCGGCATCACCGACTATGCGCAGGAACAGCTCGGCGACCTCGTATTCGTCGAGGCCGCCGAGGTCGGCAAGCAGTTGAAAAAGGGCGATACGGCGGTGGTCGTGGAGTCGGTCAAGGCCGCCTCGGACGTGTACGCGCCCGTGGACGGCGAAATCGTCGAGGCCAACGAGGCGCTGGCTTCCGATCCGGCATTGGTCAATTCCGCGGCGACGGGCGACGGCTGGCTTTGGAAGATGAAGCTGGCCGACGAGGGCCAGTTGGCGGGCCTCATGGATGAGGCCGGCTACAAGGCACATATTGGATAA
- a CDS encoding GGDEF domain-containing protein, protein MDLDYVSLLLAAALSGSFLFVALLVVWIPAREHRHLVSSAAGVAALVAHVMFYWAYAHNASTWIACIMLALLPAGMALVLASARQLYGISKGLHDSLWLAASSALGTTVLVLAGADGAAFMLAYFMTALLLVLTGLIHWRYRAEAPALMTLVATLFVLCAASFAACGAVLLFNGQWQIGHVPDNWAERVNIVISVACMTGLGGLLLTLHNIRAGVQHESEAMRDSLTGLMNRRAMQTLHADKQFGRFTAVAMFDLDHFKRTNDLFGHAVGDEALRVFGAVMNAHTRPHDHSFRLGGEEFAMIVSRVSRDQVHAIADSISREYAEREIATDLGPVRCTVSVGISFGSPTGSSLIEILTDADRALYAAKRAGRNRVVFFEQSRKAG, encoded by the coding sequence ATGGACCTTGACTACGTTTCACTTCTGTTGGCCGCTGCGCTTTCAGGTTCGTTCCTGTTTGTCGCGCTGCTGGTAGTGTGGATACCGGCACGAGAGCACAGACATCTCGTGTCAAGCGCGGCGGGCGTGGCGGCGCTCGTCGCGCATGTCATGTTCTACTGGGCCTATGCCCACAACGCCAGCACCTGGATCGCCTGCATCATGCTCGCGCTTCTGCCGGCTGGCATGGCGCTTGTGCTGGCTTCCGCGCGCCAGCTCTACGGCATCTCGAAAGGGTTGCACGACTCGCTTTGGCTGGCCGCCAGCTCTGCTTTGGGTACGACGGTGCTCGTGCTGGCCGGCGCCGATGGCGCGGCCTTCATGCTGGCCTATTTCATGACCGCTCTGCTGCTGGTGCTGACGGGATTGATCCACTGGCGATACAGGGCCGAGGCGCCTGCACTGATGACCCTGGTCGCGACGCTTTTCGTGCTTTGCGCCGCGTCCTTCGCCGCGTGCGGCGCGGTACTCCTGTTCAACGGCCAATGGCAGATCGGCCATGTTCCCGACAATTGGGCCGAGCGCGTGAACATCGTCATTTCCGTCGCATGCATGACCGGACTGGGCGGCCTGCTCTTGACCCTTCACAACATCAGGGCGGGCGTTCAGCACGAATCCGAGGCGATGCGCGATTCGCTTACCGGGCTGATGAACCGCCGGGCCATGCAGACGCTGCACGCCGACAAGCAATTCGGACGTTTCACCGCCGTTGCCATGTTCGATCTCGATCACTTCAAGCGCACCAACGACCTGTTCGGTCATGCGGTGGGCGACGAGGCGCTGAGGGTGTTCGGCGCGGTGATGAATGCCCATACCCGCCCGCACGACCATTCCTTCCGGCTGGGCGGCGAGGAATTTGCGATGATTGTCTCCCGGGTCAGCCGGGATCAGGTGCACGCCATCGCCGACAGCATCTCGCGCGAATATGCCGAGCGCGAGATCGCCACCGACCTCGGGCCGGTCCGCTGCACGGTCAGCGTCGGCATCAGCTTCGGTTCCCCGACAGGATCGAGCCTCATCGAAATCCTGACGGATGCCGACCGCGCGCTGTACGCGGCCAAGCGCGCGGGCCGCAACCGCGTGGTGTTCTTCGAGCAAAGCAGGAAGGCGGGCTGA
- the gcvP gene encoding aminomethyl-transferring glycine dehydrogenase, with amino-acid sequence MNSYATFAPRHIGPNVADTRAMLAALGVPSLETLITQAVPNKIRLDRPLNLPPAATEAEALAELSEKMSANVVLKSFVGLGYHGTHTPPVILRNMFENPAWYTAYTPYQAEISQGRLEMLFNFQTLVTELTGLPVASASLLDEATALAEAIGIAVRHHKEKRTRIAFANAPHPQTRDVAQTRAEPLGIEIDGDTIDENTAALVVAWPDTHGVYGNHAAKIAEAKAAGALVIFVADPLALTVMQPPASLGADIAVGSMQRFGVPIGFGGPHAAYCAVTEALTRLMPGRLVGQSVDTKGRPGYRLALQTREQHIRRDKATSNICTAQALLANMATAYAIWHGPEGLQAIANQIHALAARLASALMAKGLNVLGAQRFDTVTVEFKGKAKEKAKEAQKDGRLLRMVSDDLIGITFDETSTEADVQAIAALFGATVPAQALIALPGATRDVRTFLTQPVFHENRSETDMMRFMRKLADKDLALDRTMIPLGSCTMKLNAAAEMIPVSWPSVANLHPFAPKAHSKGYQAMCEDLERWLAEITGFHAVSLQPNAGSQGEYAGLLAIRRYHAARGDTNRVICLIPSSAHGTNPASAAMAGMQVVVVKCTASGDIDMDDMRAKVEQHAANLAALMITYPSTHGVFEETIKDICKLVHDNGGQVYLDGANLNALVGLARPGDIGGDVCHMNLHKTFCIPHGGGGPGVGPIGVAEHLAPYLPGHIDHGSTHPVSAAPYGSASILPITWMYIRMMGADGLKRATEHAILAANYVAARLKEHYPVLYKGRGDRVAHECILDTRVLKDSAGITVDDIAKRLIDYGFHAPTMSWPVAGTLMVEPTESEPKHELDRFCEAMIGIARESAKVASGEWSKTDNPLLNAPHTATETLVAEWSHPYSRMEAAYPGSDPDTAAKYWPPVSRIDNVAGDRNLVCSCPPLSAYSDAAE; translated from the coding sequence ATGAACAGCTACGCAACTTTCGCCCCAAGGCATATCGGGCCGAATGTGGCCGACACGCGCGCCATGCTGGCTGCGCTCGGCGTGCCTTCGCTCGAAACCCTGATCACTCAGGCCGTGCCGAACAAGATCAGGCTGGACCGACCCCTGAACCTGCCGCCCGCTGCCACGGAAGCGGAAGCTCTGGCGGAGCTTTCCGAAAAAATGTCGGCGAATGTCGTCCTGAAAAGCTTCGTCGGACTGGGCTATCACGGCACGCACACGCCGCCCGTCATCCTGCGCAACATGTTCGAGAACCCGGCCTGGTACACGGCCTACACGCCCTATCAGGCCGAGATCAGCCAGGGCCGTCTCGAAATGCTGTTCAATTTCCAGACACTGGTGACGGAACTGACCGGGCTGCCGGTCGCCTCCGCTTCGCTGCTGGATGAGGCGACCGCGCTTGCCGAGGCAATTGGCATCGCGGTTCGCCACCACAAGGAGAAGCGGACGCGCATTGCCTTTGCGAACGCGCCCCATCCGCAGACGCGCGATGTGGCGCAGACGCGCGCCGAACCGCTCGGTATAGAGATCGACGGCGATACCATCGACGAAAACACGGCCGCGCTGGTCGTGGCATGGCCGGACACGCACGGCGTCTATGGCAACCACGCGGCGAAGATCGCGGAGGCGAAGGCAGCGGGCGCGCTGGTCATTTTCGTCGCCGATCCGCTGGCGCTGACGGTGATGCAACCCCCTGCAAGTCTCGGAGCCGACATCGCCGTGGGGTCCATGCAACGTTTCGGCGTGCCCATCGGCTTCGGCGGGCCGCATGCCGCCTATTGCGCGGTGACCGAAGCGCTGACCCGGTTGATGCCGGGCCGCCTCGTGGGCCAATCGGTCGACACCAAGGGCCGTCCAGGATACAGGCTCGCGCTCCAGACGCGCGAACAGCACATTAGGCGCGACAAGGCGACCTCGAACATCTGCACCGCGCAGGCGCTGCTTGCCAATATGGCCACAGCATACGCGATCTGGCACGGGCCGGAGGGCTTGCAGGCCATTGCCAACCAGATCCACGCACTCGCGGCCCGGCTGGCGAGCGCGCTGATGGCGAAGGGCCTCAATGTGCTTGGCGCACAGCGCTTCGACACCGTAACCGTCGAGTTCAAGGGCAAGGCGAAGGAAAAGGCCAAGGAGGCGCAGAAGGACGGACGCCTGCTGCGCATGGTCAGTGATGATCTGATCGGCATCACCTTCGACGAGACATCGACGGAAGCGGACGTGCAGGCGATTGCCGCCCTGTTCGGCGCAACCGTTCCGGCGCAGGCGCTCATCGCCCTGCCCGGCGCGACTCGCGACGTGAGGACGTTCCTCACCCAGCCGGTGTTCCATGAAAACCGGTCTGAAACGGATATGATGCGTTTCATGCGCAAGCTTGCCGACAAGGATCTGGCACTCGACCGGACGATGATTCCGCTCGGTTCCTGCACCATGAAGCTGAACGCCGCGGCTGAAATGATCCCGGTAAGCTGGCCAAGCGTGGCGAACCTGCACCCCTTCGCGCCGAAGGCGCATTCGAAGGGCTATCAGGCCATGTGCGAGGATCTGGAGCGCTGGCTCGCGGAGATTACCGGTTTCCATGCCGTTTCGCTCCAGCCCAATGCGGGCAGCCAGGGCGAGTATGCGGGCCTGCTGGCAATCCGCCGCTATCACGCCGCGCGCGGCGACACCAACCGCGTCATCTGTCTCATTCCTTCGTCGGCGCACGGAACCAACCCGGCGAGCGCTGCGATGGCGGGAATGCAGGTCGTGGTGGTCAAGTGCACGGCCAGCGGCGACATCGACATGGACGACATGCGCGCCAAGGTCGAGCAGCACGCCGCCAATCTCGCGGCGCTGATGATCACTTATCCGTCCACGCACGGCGTGTTTGAAGAGACGATCAAGGACATCTGCAAGCTCGTGCATGACAATGGCGGGCAGGTCTATCTCGACGGCGCGAACCTCAACGCGCTGGTGGGCCTCGCCCGGCCCGGCGACATAGGCGGCGATGTCTGCCACATGAACCTACACAAGACGTTCTGCATTCCGCATGGCGGCGGTGGGCCGGGGGTCGGCCCGATCGGCGTTGCCGAACATCTCGCGCCCTACCTGCCCGGCCATATCGACCATGGCAGCACGCATCCTGTTTCGGCTGCGCCATATGGTTCAGCGTCGATCCTCCCGATCACATGGATGTATATCCGCATGATGGGAGCGGACGGCCTCAAGCGTGCGACCGAGCACGCCATCCTCGCCGCCAACTATGTGGCCGCGCGCCTCAAGGAGCACTATCCCGTGCTCTACAAGGGGCGTGGCGACCGGGTTGCCCATGAATGCATTCTGGATACGCGGGTGTTGAAGGACAGCGCAGGCATTACTGTAGACGACATCGCCAAGCGATTGATCGACTATGGTTTTCATGCGCCGACCATGTCCTGGCCGGTGGCCGGCACGCTGATGGTCGAGCCGACGGAATCCGAGCCGAAGCACGAGCTGGATCGCTTCTGCGAGGCGATGATCGGCATTGCGCGCGAGTCGGCAAAGGTTGCCTCTGGCGAGTGGTCGAAGACCGACAACCCGCTGCTCAATGCCCCGCACACGGCAACGGAAACGCTGGTCGCGGAGTGGTCGCATCCCTATTCGCGCATGGAAGCGGCCTATCCCGGTTCGGACCCGGACACGGCAGCGAAATACTGGCCGCCGGTATCGCGCATCGACAATGTGGCGGGAGACCGCAACCTGGTCTGCTCCTGCCCGCCGCTGAGCGCCTACAGCGACGCCGCTGAATAA
- the parE gene encoding DNA topoisomerase IV subunit B, translating to MDQSNDLFSELDETGRAAQRKADTIVQAVRKTAAQAKDGSESYSAADIEVLEGLEPVRRRPGMYIGGTDEKALHHLFAEVIDNSMDEAVAGHATFIEVELDAEGFLTVTDNGRGIPVDPHPKFKDKSALEVIMTTLHAGGKFDSKVYETSGGLHGVGVSVVNALSDLLEVEVARGRQLYRQRFTRGIPIGKLEKLGDVHNRRGTRVRFHPDAEIFGKNAAFEPARLYRMARSKAYLFGGVNIRWSCDPSLLKDKDPTPPKAEFHFPGGLKDYLAASLGDEFQVTREIFSGKSERQGGHGSVEWAVTWYGGDGFLNSYCNTIPTHEGGTHETGFRNVLMRGLRAYADLTGNKRASIVTSEDVMISAAGMLSVFIREPEFVGQTKDRLATLEAIRIVEGAVRDAFDHWLADNPQEASKLLEWVIARADERVRRRQEKEVSRKSAVRKLRLPGKLADCSQNAAAGAELFIVEGDSAGGSAKQARDRQMQAVLPLRGKILNVASAGNDKLAGNQQISDLIQALGCGTRTKYRDEDLRYDRVIVMTDADVDGAHIASLLITFFYQEMPALIRGGHLFMAVPPLYKISQGGKTMYARDDAHKDELLKTEFTGRGKVEIGRFKGLGEMLASQLKETTMDPRKRTLLRVEVIEDEAETRKSVDALMGTKADARFRFIQERAEFAQEDALDI from the coding sequence ATGGACCAGTCCAACGATCTTTTCTCCGAGCTCGACGAGACGGGCCGCGCCGCCCAGCGCAAGGCCGACACCATCGTGCAGGCCGTGCGCAAGACCGCCGCGCAGGCGAAGGACGGCAGCGAAAGCTACAGCGCAGCCGACATCGAGGTTCTCGAGGGCTTGGAGCCGGTTCGGCGCCGCCCCGGAATGTATATCGGCGGAACGGACGAAAAGGCCCTCCACCACCTGTTTGCCGAGGTGATCGACAATTCGATGGACGAGGCCGTTGCCGGGCACGCGACATTCATCGAGGTCGAACTCGATGCGGAAGGGTTTCTCACGGTCACGGACAATGGTCGCGGCATTCCGGTCGACCCGCATCCGAAATTCAAGGACAAATCGGCGCTCGAAGTCATCATGACCACCCTGCATGCGGGCGGGAAGTTCGACTCGAAGGTCTATGAGACCTCCGGCGGCCTGCACGGCGTCGGCGTGTCGGTGGTGAACGCGCTTTCCGACCTGCTGGAGGTGGAGGTGGCGCGCGGACGCCAGCTATACCGCCAGCGCTTCACGCGCGGCATCCCCATCGGCAAGCTTGAAAAGCTTGGAGATGTCCACAACAGGCGCGGAACGCGCGTGCGGTTCCACCCGGACGCCGAAATCTTCGGCAAGAACGCGGCGTTCGAACCGGCGCGCCTCTATCGCATGGCGCGCTCGAAGGCCTATCTTTTCGGGGGCGTCAACATCAGGTGGTCCTGCGATCCATCGCTGCTCAAGGACAAGGACCCTACCCCGCCGAAGGCCGAGTTCCATTTTCCCGGCGGCCTCAAGGACTATCTGGCGGCTTCGCTCGGCGACGAGTTCCAGGTCACGCGCGAGATTTTCTCCGGCAAGAGCGAACGGCAGGGCGGACATGGTTCCGTGGAATGGGCCGTGACCTGGTATGGCGGCGACGGTTTTCTCAATTCCTACTGCAACACCATTCCGACACATGAGGGCGGCACCCACGAAACGGGTTTCCGCAATGTGCTGATGCGCGGCCTGCGCGCCTATGCCGACCTGACCGGAAACAAGCGCGCCTCGATCGTCACCAGCGAGGATGTGATGATTTCGGCGGCGGGCATGTTGTCCGTCTTTATCCGCGAGCCGGAATTCGTCGGCCAGACCAAGGACCGCCTCGCCACGCTTGAGGCAATCCGCATTGTGGAGGGCGCGGTACGGGACGCTTTCGATCACTGGCTTGCCGACAATCCGCAGGAGGCGTCGAAGCTTCTGGAATGGGTGATTGCGCGCGCGGACGAGCGCGTGCGGCGCAGGCAGGAAAAGGAAGTCAGCCGAAAATCCGCCGTGCGGAAATTGCGATTGCCGGGCAAGCTTGCCGATTGCTCGCAGAATGCGGCGGCGGGCGCCGAGCTTTTCATCGTCGAGGGCGATTCGGCGGGTGGATCGGCAAAGCAGGCGCGTGACCGGCAGATGCAGGCCGTGCTGCCACTGCGCGGAAAGATCCTGAACGTCGCCAGCGCGGGCAATGACAAGCTCGCGGGCAACCAGCAGATTTCCGATCTGATTCAGGCGCTTGGCTGCGGCACGCGGACAAAGTACCGCGACGAGGACCTGCGCTACGACCGCGTAATCGTCATGACCGACGCGGATGTGGACGGCGCTCACATCGCCTCGCTGCTTATCACGTTCTTCTATCAGGAAATGCCGGCGCTCATCCGTGGTGGCCATCTCTTCATGGCCGTTCCGCCGCTCTACAAGATCAGCCAGGGCGGCAAGACGATGTATGCCCGCGACGACGCGCACAAGGATGAACTGCTGAAAACGGAGTTCACCGGGCGCGGCAAGGTGGAGATCGGGCGCTTCAAGGGCCTTGGCGAGATGCTGGCCAGCCAGCTCAAGGAAACCACGATGGACCCCAGGAAGCGCACGCTGCTGCGCGTCGAAGTCATCGAGGACGAGGCCGAAACCCGCAAGAGCGTCGACGCTCTGATGGGAACCAAGGCCGATGCCCGCTTCCGCTTCATTCAGGAGCGCGCCGAATTCGCACAGGAAGACGCGCTCGATATCTGA